A window of the Synechococcus sp. LTW-R genome harbors these coding sequences:
- the ispF gene encoding 2-C-methyl-D-erythritol 2,4-cyclodiphosphate synthase encodes MQLRIGNGYDIHRLVPGRPLILGGQRLEHPAGLGLDGHSDADVLVHAIMDALLGALSLGDIGKYFPPDDPQWKGADSLVLLEQVVALVKERGWSVVNVDSVVIAERPKLKPHIEAMRSAIAARMGLEPDQVGVKATTNEKLGAEGREEGISSQAVALLQRP; translated from the coding sequence ATGCAGCTGCGGATCGGCAATGGCTACGACATCCACCGGCTGGTGCCGGGTCGGCCGCTGATCCTGGGGGGCCAACGGTTAGAGCACCCCGCCGGCCTGGGGCTCGATGGCCACAGCGATGCCGATGTGCTCGTGCACGCGATCATGGATGCCTTGCTCGGGGCCCTCTCCCTGGGGGACATCGGCAAGTACTTCCCCCCCGACGACCCCCAATGGAAAGGGGCCGACAGCCTGGTGCTGCTGGAGCAGGTCGTCGCCCTCGTTAAGGAGCGTGGATGGAGCGTGGTCAACGTCGATTCCGTTGTGATCGCCGAGCGGCCGAAGCTCAAACCCCACATCGAAGCGATGCGTTCTGCGATCGCGGCCCGAATGGGCCTGGAGCCCGATCAGGTGGGGGTGAAGGCCACCACCAATGAAAAGCTGGGCGCCGAGGGCCGCGAAGAAGGCATCTCCTCCCAGGCCGTGGCCCTGCTGCAACGCCCATGA